A stretch of Candidatus Vicinibacter affinis DNA encodes these proteins:
- a CDS encoding Smr/MutS family protein, which yields MIDAKSLWIGEVLQFLSDGSIGTFEGTAPEGHLKIKINGSVRICSPSEVRIAPECEEVEFIWEDPEPIESVKKKKILSNHRQEIDLHIDKLAPHLINGNKERILSFQLEKFREFMAHNLNLNSSNLLIIHGKGEGILREQIRSELKSISRVRFYFPVNKDGATEVWLD from the coding sequence ATGATAGATGCTAAAAGTCTTTGGATCGGTGAAGTGCTTCAGTTTTTATCAGATGGCTCTATTGGTACTTTTGAAGGTACGGCCCCGGAAGGTCACCTTAAAATAAAAATTAACGGATCTGTCAGGATTTGCAGTCCTTCGGAAGTTAGAATCGCTCCTGAATGTGAGGAGGTTGAATTTATTTGGGAGGATCCTGAGCCCATTGAATCTGTAAAAAAGAAAAAAATATTATCTAATCACCGGCAAGAAATCGATCTGCACATTGATAAGCTAGCCCCCCACTTGATAAACGGTAATAAGGAGCGTATTCTCAGTTTCCAATTGGAAAAATTCAGAGAGTTTATGGCACACAATTTAAACTTAAACAGCTCCAATTTACTAATTATACACGGTAAAGGAGAGGGAATATTGCGAGAACAAATCAGATCTGAACTTAAATCAATCTCCCGTGTCAGATTTTACTTTCCAGTAAATAAGGATGGTGCAACTGAGGTCTGGCTCGATTAA
- a CDS encoding NAD(P) transhydrogenase subunit alpha, producing the protein MGVLEFIHQNIDIIYLVILMIFVGIELISHVPSVLHTPLMSGANAIHGVVIIGAIIVMGQAEGVLSLILGFIAVILGTLNVVGGFVVTDRMLEMFKKKK; encoded by the coding sequence ATGGGTGTGTTGGAATTTATCCACCAGAATATTGACATCATATATCTGGTAATATTAATGATTTTTGTAGGCATCGAGCTCATCTCACATGTACCTTCTGTATTGCATACGCCATTAATGTCCGGAGCAAATGCAATTCATGGGGTGGTGATTATTGGAGCCATCATAGTAATGGGTCAAGCTGAAGGAGTCTTAAGTTTGATCTTGGGCTTTATCGCTGTAATATTAGGGACACTGAATGTAGTTGGTGGCTTTGTTGTGACTGACCGAATGTTGGAAATGTTTAAGAAAAAGAAATAA
- a CDS encoding Re/Si-specific NAD(P)(+) transhydrogenase subunit alpha, with product MKLAVIKETRPNEKRVALSPQIVKQLIAKGYEVIVEQGAGELSAFTDQDYETAGAQISNSKTSLFRDGDVFLKINSFSLEEISELKNGSITLSLMYHSNHPEMLQALANQGVSSFSMDAIPRISRAQSMDVLSSQGNLAGYKSVILGAENMTRIFPLMMTAAGTITPSKVLIFGIGVAGLQAIATAKRLGAVVEATDVRPETKEQAESLGAKFITVKDEGVKVEGGYAKEVTAEYLAKQKEAVNKSLFLADLVITTALVMGRKAPVLITEDQVKQMKFGSVIVDMAAEQGGNCELTEPDKVVIKHGVKIVGITNLASTMATNASELYAKNVQNLLQHLSDKEGFKWDLEEEITKGTLIVHQGKVLK from the coding sequence TTGAAACTAGCCGTTATAAAAGAAACCAGGCCCAATGAGAAGAGGGTAGCACTTAGCCCTCAGATTGTAAAGCAATTAATTGCCAAGGGTTATGAAGTGATTGTTGAGCAAGGAGCTGGAGAGTTGTCTGCATTTACCGATCAGGATTACGAAACTGCTGGCGCTCAAATATCTAATTCAAAGACAAGCCTTTTTAGAGATGGGGATGTGTTTTTAAAGATCAATTCCTTTAGTTTGGAGGAAATAAGTGAGTTGAAAAATGGGTCTATCACATTAAGCCTTATGTATCACTCCAACCATCCAGAAATGCTGCAGGCACTGGCAAATCAAGGAGTGTCCTCTTTTTCTATGGATGCGATACCAAGGATATCAAGGGCACAAAGTATGGACGTTTTGAGTTCTCAGGGGAATCTAGCCGGATATAAATCGGTAATACTCGGGGCAGAGAACATGACACGAATTTTTCCCCTGATGATGACTGCAGCCGGGACGATAACTCCCAGCAAAGTATTAATTTTTGGGATTGGAGTTGCCGGGCTTCAGGCAATTGCTACGGCCAAGAGGTTGGGTGCAGTGGTTGAAGCCACAGATGTGAGACCTGAGACCAAGGAACAAGCAGAATCTTTAGGAGCAAAGTTTATAACGGTAAAAGATGAAGGAGTTAAAGTAGAGGGCGGATATGCCAAGGAAGTAACAGCTGAATACTTGGCCAAACAGAAGGAAGCCGTCAATAAATCCTTGTTTCTGGCTGACCTCGTCATTACAACGGCTTTGGTAATGGGGCGTAAGGCTCCTGTTCTCATTACTGAAGACCAGGTTAAGCAAATGAAATTTGGATCAGTCATAGTAGATATGGCTGCGGAGCAGGGAGGGAATTGTGAATTAACTGAGCCGGACAAAGTGGTTATTAAGCATGGCGTTAAGATTGTTGGCATAACCAATCTTGCCTCCACCATGGCTACAAACGCCAGTGAATTATATGCCAAAAACGTACAAAATTTACTTCAGCATTTGTCTGATAAAGAAGGGTTTAAATGGGATCTCGAGGAGGAGATTACCAAAGGGACTCTCATTGTTCACCAAGGAAAAGTACTTAAATAA
- a CDS encoding NAD(P)(+) transhydrogenase (Re/Si-specific) subunit beta has translation MEHILVLIYLIASVTFMLGLKMLSKPDTAQRGNLIAGLGMTLAIFATIFLYRDGQGNHLGNLFWIFAALFVGTVIGYIMAKKVQMTAMPQMVSFFNGMGGACAALISIIEYNHMLHMTEAVDIMGSGKMIIILAGLIIGSVSFAGSMIAYGKLEGKINDFNLPAQQVVNIGLVLGIAVLSGLFVMDIVTGPFWFYLILTLSIFYGLLFVFPIGGADMPVVISLLNSFTGVAAACGGFLYDNYVMLIGGILVGSAGTILTVAMCKAMNRSLLNVLVGNFGGGGASISSDGGAQGSTKEITRSDAAILMKYASKVVIVPGYGLAVAQAQHICHELENLLEEGGVIVKYAIHPVAGRMPGHMNVLLAESNVSYDKLVEMEDINPEFNTTDVVLVVGANDVVNPAAKTDPSSPIYGMPILEVEQAKNVIVMKRSMKAGYAGIDNALFYQPKTFMLFGDAKDTLTKLVTEVKSL, from the coding sequence ATGGAACATATTCTTGTATTAATATATCTGATTGCCTCAGTAACTTTTATGTTGGGCTTAAAAATGCTGAGCAAGCCTGATACAGCTCAAAGAGGAAATCTTATTGCCGGTTTAGGCATGACGCTTGCAATTTTTGCGACCATATTCCTTTATCGAGATGGTCAGGGAAATCATTTAGGAAATTTATTTTGGATCTTTGCGGCCTTGTTCGTTGGAACAGTGATTGGTTATATCATGGCCAAAAAAGTACAGATGACAGCTATGCCACAAATGGTATCTTTTTTCAATGGTATGGGAGGAGCTTGTGCAGCATTGATTAGCATCATAGAATATAACCACATGCTTCATATGACGGAAGCTGTAGACATAATGGGTAGTGGGAAGATGATCATTATTCTAGCTGGTTTGATTATAGGTTCGGTATCTTTTGCCGGCTCTATGATTGCATATGGAAAGCTGGAAGGAAAAATCAATGATTTTAATTTACCCGCACAGCAAGTGGTCAATATTGGCCTTGTGCTTGGGATTGCCGTTCTTTCTGGACTATTTGTTATGGACATAGTTACGGGACCATTTTGGTTTTATTTGATATTGACTTTATCTATTTTTTATGGATTATTGTTTGTTTTTCCGATTGGAGGAGCAGATATGCCGGTGGTTATCTCTTTGTTGAATTCATTCACGGGGGTTGCCGCGGCATGTGGTGGATTTCTGTACGACAATTATGTGATGTTGATTGGAGGGATTTTGGTTGGATCTGCCGGGACCATACTTACAGTAGCCATGTGTAAAGCCATGAACAGGTCACTTTTGAATGTTTTGGTTGGAAATTTTGGTGGTGGTGGGGCATCTATTTCATCAGACGGGGGCGCCCAGGGTTCTACAAAAGAAATAACCCGGTCAGATGCGGCCATTCTGATGAAATATGCAAGTAAGGTGGTTATTGTTCCTGGTTATGGCTTGGCAGTAGCTCAGGCACAACACATTTGTCATGAATTGGAAAATTTATTGGAAGAGGGTGGTGTTATTGTAAAATACGCCATACATCCCGTTGCCGGAAGGATGCCCGGACATATGAATGTTTTGTTGGCGGAGAGTAATGTAAGTTATGATAAACTTGTCGAAATGGAGGACATTAATCCTGAGTTTAACACCACAGATGTAGTTTTAGTCGTAGGGGCAAATGATGTGGTGAACCCGGCAGCAAAAACAGATCCCAGTTCGCCAATTTATGGTATGCCTATTTTGGAAGTTGAGCAGGCAAAAAATGTGATAGTGATGAAGCGTTCTATGAAGGCAGGTTATGCTGGAATTGACAATGCACTTTTCTATCAACCTAAAACTTTTATGTTATTTGGTGATGCAAAGGACACTTTAACCAAGCTAGTAACAGAAGTCAAGAGTCTTTAG